One part of the Flavobacterium johnsoniae UW101 genome encodes these proteins:
- a CDS encoding TonB-dependent receptor domain-containing protein: MNLYLPLKLLLILLLFCLSFAAKAQNETPKDSISNEQLNEVVITQNKKTFTNTNGNIKVDVANSVYNSIPNTVDLLSKLPTVQVSSDKENITVIGKGNPLIYIDSQKAGINDLNALDPADIKTIEIIQNPSSKYEAEGRSVILITRKFSKKEGFKTDISETASFKKNFNNYLGINSTFKKNKFEWKANFNYNRLNPWESHSIDYQIQNAAIASKYDVSAVTKRKQYNFGGGLFYKINDDDYFSFNINARLRDDTFPINTFTYNKNQDQENNVLTQSDNSSKKNFVNSFLNYSKKIKAINTQLFAGFQYSNFQQTLLTMVENNYNEMAFNLAQSRKQDFNVDVFSGRIDLEKKFKNEMNLEYGGLYSAAKSKSDTNIFDFERNENTTLYYDFKEQNTAAYAQLSGKIKKISFSAGLRAENTNVIGKYKTDFSPLIDKNYTNVFPKVQFSMAVDSTKNISLNYAKSISRPNYSSLSNIATYINPYFIYAGNINLGPAFVDEISSTFQYHDKSVKLSLYQVKNPVYNSFLFDKERNIMTFKDINFDKETGLNVDFELPFAYKFWTTTNSVIFILEKVQDPSADFLKSKPYLYYYSNNEFKLPKDYTFVLSFWGLTKQYKGVFERNPRFVVDMALSKKFLKKWNCTLSCNNVFKNVIETEEFTINDTSSKARYIVDGHEVSISVKYSFGKIKESGFKEKSVNENENRIR, encoded by the coding sequence ATGAACCTTTACCTGCCCTTAAAACTTCTCCTTATACTTTTGCTTTTTTGTCTTTCATTTGCCGCTAAGGCTCAAAATGAAACGCCAAAAGATTCCATTTCAAATGAGCAGTTAAATGAAGTTGTCATCACCCAAAACAAAAAAACGTTTACCAATACAAACGGAAATATAAAAGTAGATGTTGCTAATTCGGTTTATAATTCAATTCCAAATACAGTCGATTTACTTTCAAAACTGCCAACCGTTCAGGTTAGTTCAGATAAAGAAAATATCACGGTGATTGGTAAAGGAAATCCGCTGATCTATATAGACAGCCAAAAAGCAGGCATAAACGATTTGAATGCGTTAGATCCTGCTGATATAAAAACAATTGAAATTATACAAAATCCATCTTCTAAATATGAAGCCGAAGGACGATCTGTAATTTTAATTACCAGAAAGTTTAGTAAAAAAGAGGGTTTTAAAACAGATATTTCTGAAACTGCTTCTTTCAAGAAAAATTTCAATAATTATTTAGGAATTAATTCAACTTTCAAGAAAAATAAATTTGAATGGAAAGCCAATTTTAATTACAATAGACTCAATCCGTGGGAAAGCCACAGTATTGATTATCAAATTCAAAACGCAGCTATTGCCTCTAAATATGATGTTTCGGCAGTCACAAAACGGAAACAATACAATTTTGGAGGCGGATTGTTTTATAAAATAAACGACGACGATTATTTCTCGTTTAATATCAATGCCAGACTTCGTGATGATACTTTTCCTATCAATACATTTACTTATAATAAAAATCAGGATCAGGAAAACAATGTTTTGACCCAGAGTGACAATTCGAGCAAAAAGAATTTTGTAAACTCGTTTCTTAATTATTCTAAGAAAATAAAAGCAATTAACACCCAGCTTTTTGCAGGATTTCAATATTCTAATTTTCAGCAGACTTTGCTGACGATGGTCGAAAATAATTATAATGAAATGGCATTTAATCTGGCTCAAAGCAGAAAACAAGACTTTAATGTTGATGTTTTTTCCGGAAGAATTGATCTGGAAAAAAAGTTTAAAAATGAAATGAACCTTGAATACGGCGGACTTTATTCAGCAGCAAAATCAAAATCAGATACTAATATTTTTGATTTTGAAAGAAATGAAAATACAACTTTATATTATGATTTTAAAGAACAGAATACAGCCGCTTATGCCCAGTTATCCGGAAAAATTAAAAAGATCAGCTTTTCTGCCGGATTAAGAGCCGAAAACACAAATGTTATCGGAAAATATAAAACAGATTTTTCACCTTTAATTGATAAAAATTATACAAACGTTTTCCCAAAAGTACAGTTTTCTATGGCAGTTGACAGTACAAAAAACATCAGCTTAAATTATGCTAAAAGTATTTCGAGGCCTAATTATTCGTCATTAAGTAATATTGCGACGTATATAAATCCGTATTTTATATATGCTGGAAATATTAATTTAGGACCTGCATTTGTTGATGAAATTTCGTCGACTTTTCAATACCATGACAAATCGGTAAAACTGAGTTTGTATCAGGTTAAAAACCCGGTTTACAATAGTTTTTTATTTGATAAAGAACGAAATATAATGACTTTTAAGGATATAAATTTTGATAAGGAAACGGGTTTAAATGTTGATTTTGAACTTCCTTTTGCGTATAAATTCTGGACAACAACTAATTCTGTTATTTTTATTTTGGAAAAAGTACAAGATCCCTCGGCAGACTTTTTAAAATCAAAACCGTATTTATATTATTATTCCAACAACGAATTCAAACTTCCAAAAGACTATACTTTTGTTTTAAGTTTTTGGGGGTTGACCAAACAATACAAAGGTGTTTTTGAAAGAAACCCAAGATTTGTAGTTGATATGGCTCTTTCGAAGAAATTTCTAAAAAAATGGAACTGCACTTTGAGCTGCAATAATGTATTTAAAAATGTAATTGAAACAGAAGAGTTTACAATTAATGATACGAGCTCAAAAGCACGCTATATAGTTGATGGGCATGAGGTTTCAATTTCGGTTAAATATTCTTTCGGAAAAATTAAAGAAAGCGGTTTTAAAGAAAAGAGTGTAAATGAAAATGAAAACAGAATAAGATAG
- a CDS encoding cation:dicarboxylate symporter family transporter, whose product MNINTPNPSSKASKSIFHAIITNLTFWVLIAILAGVLLGHFSPENGVKMEIVGKRFVDLIKLFIGPIIFLTIVLGISGMGNLKKVGRIGVKALGYFEVVSTVALAIGVAVAYIFQPGKIDKSGLSLGDASQYTNGSAKDFSWLQFFFSNFTLQVLLAAIVCGIALNFYQKREQTILVLERFSKFVFTGLKYVMYLAPIGAFGGMAYTIGKFGLATLIPLGKLMLCVYLTMALFVFLILGSILRYYKINILSILKYIKEELLLVLGTSSSEAALPSIMVKLERMGCSKSVVGLVIPTGYSFNLDGTSIYLSMSVIFLAQLYDVHLSFFEILTVIGILMITSKGAAGVTGSGFIVLASTLTALHKIPVEGLAFLLGVDKFMSEARAITNLIGNTVATIIISKTERDFTELNLDPVLE is encoded by the coding sequence ATGAATATAAACACTCCAAACCCTTCATCAAAAGCCAGTAAAAGCATTTTTCATGCTATAATTACCAACCTTACTTTTTGGGTTTTGATTGCTATTCTTGCTGGTGTTTTACTAGGACATTTTTCGCCGGAAAATGGTGTGAAAATGGAAATTGTTGGAAAAAGGTTTGTTGATCTTATTAAGCTTTTTATTGGTCCTATTATTTTCCTTACCATCGTTTTGGGAATTTCAGGAATGGGAAATTTAAAAAAAGTAGGCCGAATTGGTGTAAAAGCCCTGGGTTATTTTGAAGTAGTTTCGACAGTTGCTTTAGCAATTGGTGTAGCTGTAGCTTATATATTTCAACCTGGAAAAATAGACAAATCAGGATTAAGTTTAGGAGATGCAAGCCAATATACAAATGGAAGCGCAAAAGATTTTTCGTGGCTTCAGTTTTTCTTTTCAAATTTTACACTTCAGGTTTTATTAGCAGCAATTGTCTGCGGAATTGCTTTGAATTTTTACCAAAAAAGAGAACAGACTATTTTGGTCTTAGAGCGATTTTCAAAATTTGTTTTTACGGGTTTAAAATATGTTATGTATCTCGCGCCAATTGGTGCTTTTGGCGGAATGGCCTATACAATTGGCAAGTTTGGATTAGCGACTTTAATTCCGCTTGGAAAATTAATGCTCTGCGTTTACCTTACAATGGCGCTTTTTGTATTTTTAATTTTGGGCAGTATTTTGAGATATTATAAAATAAATATTCTCTCGATTTTAAAATACATCAAAGAAGAACTTTTACTGGTTTTAGGAACTTCATCTTCTGAAGCTGCTTTGCCCAGTATTATGGTAAAACTAGAAAGAATGGGCTGTAGTAAATCAGTTGTTGGATTGGTAATTCCAACAGGATATTCATTTAATCTTGACGGAACTTCGATTTACTTATCAATGTCTGTAATATTCCTTGCACAATTATATGATGTGCATTTGAGTTTTTTCGAAATCCTGACTGTAATAGGTATTTTGATGATTACATCAAAAGGAGCCGCAGGAGTAACCGGAAGCGGCTTTATTGTTTTAGCGTCTACTTTAACAGCGTTGCATAAAATTCCTGTTGAAGGATTGGCTTTTTTACTGGGAGTTGATAAATTTATGAGTGAAGCCAGAGCCATTACAAACTTAATAGGAAATACTGTGGCAACCATTATAATTTCTAAAACAGAACGCGATTTTACGGAGCTGAATCTTGATCCGGTTTTGGAGTAG
- a CDS encoding response regulator transcription factor, with amino-acid sequence MKRLLLAEDDFDFAAILKQYLELHQFEVIWAENGEIALDYFKNQTFDICVFDVMMPKLDGFSLAEKTITINPEIPFIFLTARKLKEDKIIGLKLGADDYIVKPFEVDELVLRLQNILKRIEQKRSLEGNNVIEIGSYIFDNERLTLNIKNHVQQLTEKEASLIEYLYLNHNQLLKRDQILMSVWKKDDYFSGRSMDVFISRLRKYFNSDPKIKIESVRNVGLEFKIEKTQ; translated from the coding sequence TTGAAAAGATTACTTTTAGCCGAAGACGATTTTGATTTTGCAGCAATCTTAAAACAATATTTAGAACTGCATCAATTTGAAGTTATATGGGCAGAAAATGGCGAAATTGCTTTAGATTATTTTAAAAATCAAACTTTTGATATTTGTGTTTTCGATGTAATGATGCCCAAACTGGACGGGTTTTCACTGGCCGAAAAAACAATTACAATCAATCCCGAAATTCCTTTTATTTTTTTGACAGCCAGAAAGTTAAAAGAAGATAAAATCATTGGCTTAAAACTAGGCGCAGACGATTATATTGTAAAACCTTTTGAAGTTGACGAACTGGTGCTGCGCCTGCAGAATATCTTAAAGAGAATCGAACAAAAGAGAAGTCTGGAGGGAAATAATGTAATTGAAATAGGATCATATATTTTTGATAACGAACGTTTAACCCTTAATATTAAAAATCACGTTCAACAGCTTACAGAGAAAGAAGCTTCACTCATTGAGTATTTATATTTAAATCATAATCAGTTATTAAAAAGAGATCAGATTTTAATGTCGGTTTGGAAAAAAGACGATTATTTTTCCGGACGAAGCATGGATGTTTTTATCAGCAGACTTAGAAAATATTTTAATTCAGATCCAAAAATCAAAATTGAAAGCGTTCGAAATGTTGGATTAGAATTTAAAATAGAAAAAACACAATAA
- a CDS encoding sensor histidine kinase, whose protein sequence is MKQRINLLIAFSVAALVVLSAVQCYLVKTTYDYKVAQFHTQIKNEIAQISNNYSDIDSVLVSRKETLYTNLSEKYFQGKKSKTDIKNGILENEYRSALTAEIQRKFERDLPNFKIDFAIVLNKFILYQNTKKADTIFSEKPFIQNKLYGNLASLNHAFLVRNYVGTTNGTFKNQDYKLLTEDSMYVSVIDWEMIILRRMAFVLVLSLLSILTLITLFVIALKALIKQKKVSDVKTDFINNITHELKTPLATLGISTKILEQKNIRDNDESFNSIVNTISRQNNRLQSLIDQVMANSLAENEIELQKEKIETEVFLQTIVNDFKIGYPKIHIQTHFETQKTNLVLDKFHLTTALLNVLENAVKYGSNTITIKTKQIEDQFSISIEDDGIGISKNKQALLFEKFYRVEQGNLHNTKGLGLGLYYVAQIVKAHQGSVNVISDLGKGARFTILLKV, encoded by the coding sequence ATGAAACAAAGAATCAATTTATTAATAGCATTTTCAGTTGCGGCGCTGGTCGTTCTGTCTGCTGTGCAATGCTATTTGGTAAAAACCACTTACGATTATAAAGTGGCGCAGTTTCATACTCAGATCAAAAATGAAATTGCTCAGATTTCAAATAATTACAGCGATATTGATTCGGTTTTGGTTTCGAGAAAAGAAACACTTTATACCAATTTATCAGAGAAATATTTTCAGGGAAAAAAATCTAAAACTGACATTAAAAACGGAATTTTAGAAAATGAATACCGAAGTGCATTAACAGCAGAAATTCAACGAAAATTTGAAAGAGACCTGCCTAATTTTAAAATTGATTTTGCAATTGTGCTTAACAAATTCATTTTGTACCAAAACACAAAAAAGGCCGATACTATTTTTTCTGAAAAGCCTTTTATCCAAAACAAATTATACGGAAATCTGGCTTCGTTAAATCATGCCTTTTTGGTTCGGAATTATGTAGGCACGACAAACGGAACTTTTAAAAATCAGGATTATAAATTATTGACAGAAGATTCGATGTACGTTTCGGTAATCGATTGGGAAATGATCATTTTAAGACGAATGGCCTTTGTTCTTGTTTTGTCTTTACTGTCGATTCTTACGCTTATAACTTTGTTTGTAATTGCGCTGAAAGCATTAATTAAGCAGAAAAAAGTGAGCGATGTAAAAACCGATTTCATCAATAATATTACACATGAGCTCAAAACGCCTTTGGCAACTTTAGGAATTTCTACTAAAATTCTGGAGCAGAAAAACATTCGCGACAATGACGAAAGTTTTAATAGTATTGTCAATACCATTTCACGTCAAAACAACCGCCTTCAAAGCCTGATCGATCAGGTTATGGCAAATTCATTGGCAGAAAATGAAATTGAACTGCAAAAAGAGAAAATCGAAACCGAAGTTTTTCTGCAGACTATTGTAAATGATTTTAAAATCGGTTATCCCAAAATACATATTCAGACGCATTTTGAAACTCAAAAAACAAATCTCGTTTTAGATAAATTTCATTTAACAACGGCTCTTTTAAATGTTTTGGAAAATGCTGTAAAATATGGTTCAAATACTATTACAATAAAAACGAAACAAATTGAGGATCAGTTTTCTATTAGTATTGAAGATGACGGCATTGGAATTTCTAAAAATAAACAAGCGCTTCTTTTTGAAAAATTTTATCGCGTAGAACAAGGCAACCTTCATAATACAAAAGGTTTAGGTTTGGGACTGTATTATGTGGCGCAAATTGTAAAAGCGCATCAGGGCTCTGTTAACGTTATCAGCGACCTGGGAAAAGGAGCCCGATTTACTATTTTATTAAAAGTTTAA